In Papaver somniferum cultivar HN1 unplaced genomic scaffold, ASM357369v1 unplaced-scaffold_114, whole genome shotgun sequence, a genomic segment contains:
- the LOC113328948 gene encoding cadmium/zinc-transporting ATPase HMA3-like gives MTTTKNSSNSVRKSYFDVLGICCTSEVPLVERILNPMNGVEKVLVNVTTKTVIVFHDELLTTQLQIVKALNQARLDANIRVYGEEKKGKRWPSWYTIGCGLLLVVSLFQYLYHPLKWLSLAAAIFGLPPILSRCYGSARNFTVDINILVLIAVGGTVAMQDYIEAASIVFLFTIAEWLESRASYKATAVMSSLMSMAPQKAVLAENGDIVDAKDVKLNTILAVKAGEVIPIDGIVVDGNCEVDEKSLTGEPFPVTKQMESKVLAGTINLNGYISVKTTALADDCAVAKMAKLVEEAQNTRSKTQRLIDNCAKYYTPAVVLLSVLLAAIPAVLKVHNLKHWFHLALVVLVSACPCALILSTPVATFCALTKAATNGLLIKGGDYLEILAKIKVVAFDKTGTITRGEFSLTDFQSVSQDIGLDNLIYWVASIESKSSHPMAAALVDYGSSNSIKPQPENVTEYQNFPGEGISGEIDGRKIYVGNKKMAARARCEIVSDLKKEGQTIGYVFLDDTQIGTFSVADTCRTGVAEAIKQLKGLGLKTAMLTGDSHSAAVRVQDQLGKALNFVHADLLPQDKVKFIKELKKQGPTAMVGDGVNDAPALASADIGISMGIAGSALATETSHITLMSNDIGKIPQAIRLARKTRRKIIENVSLSIVTKGAILALAVAGHPFLWAAVLADVGTCLLVIFNSMLLLRGTPVTHPHHSHSSDTKGSHEHHGHGHCHDKKGSCGSKNHEKSPTGTGNCNSNHVKENCCSHGTQDTRSDQVRMDDHQTCPSKTIHEHNHHEHSFPDSSCEKKDSTRRSISKHHHDHKGCKSNSTTPLKASSHIIDISNEETVKCEHPHNHHEHVEQSKIKKVAVDDHHSCGSDHTHHGHNDHHEHVEQSKIKKVAVDDHYSCGSDHTHQGHNDHHEHVEGSKINACKGSKVAVDDHHSCGTDHTHHGSQLLGAVSTDSNADHCHDHSHAIAGNINLHNGVPESSKKGNEIKHFHDKEDCFHNGHAHGHSKCKDPAITVGMKSNDPMVNCLMETSCNNTPTSVEHWCNSFEKREMDACCKSYRKECGHHHQQQHGCMGVGMGSLSEIITE, from the exons ATGACAACAACCAAAAATTCAAGTAACAGTGTGAGGAAAAGCTACTTTGACGTGCTAGGAATTTGCTGCACATCTGAAGTGCCTTTGGTGGAAAGGATATTAAACCCCATGAATGGGGTAGAAAAAGTTCTAGTCAATGTGACAACAAAAACTGTAATTGTTTTTCATGATGAGCTCCTCACTACCCAACTCCAAATAG TCAAGGCCCTGAATCAAGCGCGGCTAGATGCTAACATTCGGGTGTATGGCGAAGAAAAGAAGGGAAAAAGATGGCCGAGCTGGTATACAATCGGTTGCGGTTTATTACTGGTGGTGTCGCTCTTTCAGTATCTCTATCACCCACTTAAATGGTTATCTCTCGCGGCTGCAATCTTTGGGTTGCCACCAATTCTATCCAGATGTTACGGTTCTGCAAGAAATTTCACCGTAGACATCAACATCCTTGTATTAATTGCAG TTGGAGGAACAGTGGCCATGCAAGACTATATTGAAGCTGCTTCCATTGTCTTTCTATTCACCATTGCTGAGTGGCTTGAATCTAGAGCCAGTTACAAG GCAACTGCGGTGATGTCCTCCTTAATGAGCATGGCTCCACAGAAAGCAGTTTTAGCCGAGAATGGAGACATTGTGGATGCCAAAGATGTTAAGCTTAACACAATTCTTGCTGTAAAAGCTGGAGAAGTTATTCCAATTGATGGAATAGTTGTAGACGGAAATTGTGAAGTGGATGAAAAATCTTTGACAGGAGAACCATTTCCAGTAACTaaacaaatggaatcaaaagtaTTAGCCGGGACAATTAACCTGAATG GCTATATCAGTGTAAAAACAACAGCATTAGCTGATGATTGTGCAGTGGCCAAAATGGCCAAACTTGTAGAAGAGGCCCAAAACACTCGATCGAAAACACAACGTTTGATCGACAATTGCGCCAAGTACTACACCCCAG CGGTGGTACTGCTGTCAGTGCTTCTAGCTGCGATTCCAGCAGTCTTAAAAGTTCATAACTTAAAACATTGGTTCCATCTTGCTTTGGTTGTACTTGTCAGCGCATGCCCATGTGCTTTAATCCTCTCTACGCCAGTTGCCACTTTCTGTGCCCTGACTAAGGCAGCAACAAATGGCCTTCTAATTAAGGGTGGTGACTATCTGGAGATATTAGCAAAAATCAAGGTTGTGGCCTTTGATAAAACAGGAACAATAACAAGAGGAGAATTCTCCTTGACAGACTTCCAATCAGTCTCTCAGGATATTGGCCTGGACAATTTAATCTACTG GGTTGCAAGCATTGAGAGCAAGTCGAGTCATCCAATGGCTGCTGCACTGGTGGATTACGGGTCTTCAAACTCAATCAAACCTCAACCAGAGAATGTGACTGAATATCAAAATTTCCCGGGGGAAGGGATTTCTGGAGAAATTGATGGGAGGAAGATTTATGTTGGAAACAAGAAAATGGCAGCAAGAGCTAGATGTGAAATAG TTTCAGATCTTAAAAAAGAGGGACAAACAATTGGATACGTATTCTTAGATGACACACAGATAGGGACGTTCAGTGTTGCTGATACATGTCGGACTGGAGTTGCAGAAGCTATCAAGCAGTTGAAGGGTTTGGGACTTAAAACTGCAATGCTTACAGGAGACAGTCATTCTGCCGCAGTGAGGGTACAAGATCAG CTAGGGAAGGCATTAAATTTCGTCCATGCAGATCTTCTTCCACAAGATAAGGTCAAATTCATAAAAGAACTTAAGAAACAAGGGCCAACGGCAATGGTTGGCGATGGCGTAAACGATGCACCTGCATTAGCAAGTGCTGATATTGGTATCTCAATGGGTATTGCAGGTTCGGCATTAGCTACAGAGACGAGTCACATAACCTTAATGTCAAACGACATTGGAAAGATCCCTCAAGCCATTCGACTAGCTAGAAAGACTAGACGAAAAATAATTGAAAATGTGAGTTTGTCGATTGTTACAAAGGGCGCTATTCTTGCATTAGCAGTGGCTGGTCATCCTTTTTTATGGGCTGCAGTTCTCGCCGATGTCGGAACCTGTTTGCTTGTGATATTCAATAGCATGCTTCTTTTGCGGGGAACGCCAGTCACCCATCCACATCATTCCCATTCATCTGACACAAAAGGTAGTCATGAACATCACGGACATGGTCATTGCCATGACAAGAAGGGTTCATGTGGCTcaaaaaatcatgagaaaagcccAACTGGAACTGGTAACTGCAACTCAAATCATGTTAAAGAGAATTGTTGTTCACATGGCACACAAGATACCCGTTCAGATCAGGTTAGGATGGATGACCATCAAACATGCCCTTCAAAAACCATTCATGAGCACAATCACCACGAGCATTCTTTTCCTGACAGTTCATGTGAGAAGAAAGATAGTACCCGTAGGAGTATTTCCAAGCATCACCATGATCACAAAGGTTGCAAGTCAAACAGCACTACTCCACTTAAGGCTTCAtcacatataatagacataagcAATGAGGAAACAGTGAAGTGTGAGCACCCCCACAATCATCATGAACATGTTGAGCAGTCGAAGATTAAGAAAGTAGCAGTTGATGATCATCACTCTTGTGGATCTGACCACACTCACCACGGTCACAACGATCATCATGAACATGTTGAGCAATCGAAGATTAAGAAAGTAGCAGTTGATGATCATTACTCTTGTGGATCTGACCACACTCACCAGGGTCACAACGATCATCATGAACATGTTGAAGGCTCGAAGATTAATGCTTGTAAAGGATCAAAAGTAGCAGTTGATGATCATCACTCTTGTGGAACTGACCACACTCACCATGGTTCACAATTGTTAGGTGCAGTTTCTACTGATAGTAATGCAGATCACTGTCATGACCATTCGCATGCAATTGCTGGCAACATCAATCTTCACAATGGAGTACCTGAGTCAAGCAAGAAAGGTAATGAAATCAAACATTTTCATGATAAAGAGGATTGTTTTCACAACGGACATGCGCATGGGCATTCAAAGTGCAAAGATCCTGCTATAACTGTTGGGATGAAATCTAATGATCCGATGGTAAATTGTTTGATGGAAACGAGCTGCAACAACACACCAACATCTGTGGAGCATTGGTGTAACAGTTTTGAAAAGAGGGAGATGGACGCATGCTGCAAGAGTTACAGAAAAGAATGTGgtcatcatcaccagcagcaacatgGGTGTATGGGAGTTGGTATGGGAAGTTTATCAGAGATCATCACAGAGTAG